The genomic DNA AAATGATTTGAAGAATTAAACCTGCAACAGCAAGTGAAGCACCGGCAGCAAATGCGGTAATGGATTTAGGTAATCGTATAGCATAAAAAATATATTCATTTAATTCTGCCGTGCCCCCAAAAAATAAACTTAGCCCAATTGTTAAGAAGAGAGCGGCCACTATAATTATATATTTTACAAGAATCCCTTCTTTCATTCCGGTACTTTTTTATAATAATTTAATTCTGCCTGTATTGAATCTTGTAAAGCAGGATGAAATATTTGAATTAAATCGCTTAATATTTTATCCGGATAAACTATTCCACTTTCCCAGTAATCGCTATAACCTGATGAATTGAGGTGTAAAGTATTATTAAATAAATTACTTTTTTGGAAAGCTTTAAAATCGGCGTATCTTTTATCTTGATTTATTAAATCTTTTTTAGTTTGAATAAATGCCAGGTTTATCCAAAAATCAGCTTGTTGAGATTTAGATATTACTTCTTCAAATCCCAAAGGTAAACTACCCGATTTCTCATTCTCACTCCAGGCGTACTTAGCCCCTGCGTCCTGAAGCAATGTAGCCATACCGCTTTTTCCGCCCGGCACATACCATAATTCTCCCGTTTTAACTTCAGTTAATACTAAGGGCTTATTTTGTTGCTGTGATGCAATATTTTTATAGGCTAAATATTTTTCTTCCGTTTTTTGAAAAATAGAATCGGCCAAATGCTCAGCGTTTGTAAAGAAGGCAAAAAACTTAATCCATTCTGCTCTGGCCAGTGGGTGTTTTTCTAAATGATCAAAAACAAATACCTGCTCAATTTCCAAATTACGCAGTTTGGAATCAAATTCAGGTTTTTGCATGCCAAAATCAAATACAATTTGCGGTTTTAATTGAATGGTTTTTTCTAAATCCAGTTTTGGTCCTTTAGCCAATTCGGTTAATTCGCCTTGCTTGTATTTGTAAATAATATCTGGATTATTGTAATAATCAATATTTTCAATGCCAACTAATTTATCAATTTGGTTCAATTCGGTAAGCATTAAGCTATATACACAACTTAATGAAACAATTTTTTGAAGTGGTGAATTAAAAATATAATTATTTTTTTTGGTATTTAGTCGGCAACTGCTGTCTTTTAATAAATAGTATACCCCAATTGTATCTTCTCTGCTTTCATCATCATACACATAAACTACTTTTAGAAATTTGTTTTCGGCAAATGAAAAAAGTTTCGCGTATTTAAGCTGATTAGAGTTTAAAAGATTTACCGTACAAGCCTTTGTCTCTTGACTGTTTTTTAGCTCATTATTACAAGCATAAAATAAAACGCATACAAAGGCCGAGTATTTTAAATATTTATGCATTCAATTGTATTTCAAAAATACTTCCCTTGGGCTTATTATCCATAATTTGAATAATACCATTGTGATTTTGAACTATAAATTTGGTAATATAAAGACCTAAACCTGTTCCCTTGCTTTCTCGTGTTTCTTCATTTCCGCTTCTGTAAAACCGATCAAATACTTTTTTCTTTTCTTCATCACTAATTCCGATACCGTTATCCTTAATTTGTAAAATCACGTTTTCTTTTTCTTTCTTTAAAACAAACTGAATGTTTATTTGTTCTTTCGAATATTTTATGGCATTACTGATTAGATTAATCAGAACAGAAGGAAAAGCCTGTTTATCTACCTCAACAAAAATATCCTTTTGCAAATCAAACTTTAATTCACCTCTATTTATTTCTTTACCAAAATATCGAATGCAAACTTCAACTATTAATTCACTTAAATTAATCTTTTCAGGTTTAAAAGTAAACAGGCCTGAATCGAGTTGATTGGCGAATAATAAATTTTCAATTAATGAATTCAATCGATCGGTTTCGTTTAAGGCACTTCGGATTAAGTCCTTTTGTTGCTCAATTTCTAACTGGTGTTTTAATAGAGTTTGAAGTTGAAGTTTAGTTGCCGCCAACGGTGTTTTAAATTCATGTGTAACGCTTAAGAAAAAATTTCTTTGCTGAAAAGCGAGCTGTTGTTCTTTATCTACCGCTTGTTTGATTTTATAAACCCCAATAAGCAAAAGAAGTAAAAAAACCGTGCCTTCACCTACTATCATAATAATCTGCTTGTTTTTCTTAGCATGTAATTGCGTTAATTCAGTTTTTATCTGATCGCTATTGGTTGTTGAAAGCTCAATTAATTTTTGTTTAAGGTCGGTGATTTCATTTGTTTTTCTGACAAACATAATTTCCCATGCCATAAATTGAAGGATGATATATCCAAAAACAACAATCAAAATGATTATATAGCGTTTATTCTTATTCACTTTTAAATTCTAATGAAGTTAATTCGGAAATTCTGTCTAATATTTCAATTGTTCTTTTCACCGAAGATACATCTTCTATGATTAACCATAAACGATTATTTTGTTCTTTAACTTTACAAAGTGACGGGTTCTTTTGTGCAAATTGCAGGGCCGCGGTAAAGATTGGCGTATTAAAATACTCGCTATTTTGTTTACTTAAAAAATACGTGAGCATTTTATTGTTTTTCAAAACTACTTTTTCAAATCCTAGCTTCATGGCCAACCAACGTATTCGAACCACATTAATTAATTCTTTGGTTTCCGGAGGAATGGGTCCAAACCTATCTCGAATTGAAGTTTCAAATTGCAACAAATCTTGCTCATTCATAATATTATCCAGTTCTCGGTACAACACCAATCTTTCGGTTGTACTTGAAACATAAGCATCCGGAATAAGTAATTGAAAATCTGTTTCAATAATTGTTTCCTTTACAAATTGGCGAGAGAATACTCCGGTATTATTCGTATTATCAGCTTCAGCAATTTCTTTAAACCAGTTTTCTTCCTTTAATTCTTCTATTGCCTCATTCAATACTTTCATGTATGTATCGAATCCCATTTCATTTATAAATCCGCTTTGTTCTCCGCCCAATAAATTTCCGGCACCGCGTATATCTAAATCGCGCATGGCTATTTGAAAACCGCTTCCTAAATCAGAAAAATCAACAATAGCCTTCAATCTTTTTCGGGCTTCGTCGGTTAATACCAATTGTGAAGGAGCCAATAAATAACAATAGGCTTTTTTATTACTTCTTCCTACTCGTCCTCGCATCTGATGCAAATCGCTTAATCCGAAGTTTTGGGCATCATTAATAATAATGGTATTTGCATTACTGATATCTAATCCGCTTTCAATAATGGTGGTAGCCACAAGCACATCATAATCGCCCTCCATAAAACCAAGCATAACTTCTTCCAAGTCTTCGCCTTTCATTTGTCCATGTCCGGTTACTACTTTTGCTTTTGGTACAAGCCGGCGAATGGTTCCTGCTATTACATCCAGATTTTGAATATTATTGTTTACGAAAAATACTTGGCCTCCCCGATTTAACTCGTAAGAAATGGCATCTCTAATTAATTCTTCATCAAATGAATGTAATTCGGTTTGAACAGGATAACGGTTCGCGGGTGGTGTTGAAATAACAGAAAGATCTCGCGCACCCATTAAACTAAACTGAAGTGTTCGCGGAATTGGCGTTGCCGTAAGAGTAAGTGTATCAATATTTGTTTTGAGTGTCTTTAATTTATCTTTTACACCTACGCCAAACTTTTGTTCCTCATCAATAATTAATAAACCTAAATCTTTAAATTTTATTTGTTTGGCGGCCAGTTTATGTGTTCCAATTATAATATCGATTTTGCCTTCTTGTAATTTCTTGAATATCTCAGTTTGTTGTTTAGCTGTTTTAAATCGACTGATGTACTCTACGTTTGCCGGCAAATTGGCTAAACGATCGCTAAATGTTTTGTAATGTTGATAGGCTAAAATGGTTGTTGGCACAAGAACTGCAACTTGTTTACTATCGCATACAGCTTTAAAGGCTGCCCGAATAGCAATTTCCGTTTTACCGAACCCTACATCTCCACAAATTAACCGATCCATTGGATTTGGTTTCTCCATATCTTTTTTTACTTCAGCTGAAACTTTTATTTGGTCGGGTGTATCTTCAAATAAAAAAGAGGCTTCCAGTTCGTGTTGTAAGTAATTATCGTGGGGAAATGCATGTCCGGGACGGGTTTTACGTTCGGCATATAATTTGATAAGATCAAATGCAATGGCTTTTACATTTTTCTTTGTCTTTTGTTTTAGTGCTGCCCAAGCGGCGCTGCCCAGTTTATTAATTTTGGGCACGGTGCCTTCTTTGCCACTGTATTTACTGATGCGGTGTAAAGAATGAATATTTACATATAAGGTGTCATTATCTTTAAAAAGTAACTTAACATTTTCCTGTGTTTTTCCATTAATATTTAATTTTTGAAGGCCTGCAAATCTTCCGATACCATGATCAATGTGTGTAACATAATCACCGGGTTGTAATAACAAAAGTTCTTTTAAGGTGAAAGCTTCGGCATTTTTATTTTTTGATTCTCGGAGTTTAAATCGATGGTATCTATCAAAGACTTCATGATCGGTGTAAACGGCAATTTTCAAGTGATGATCAATAAATCCTTGATGAATATTGAGTGGAACTTGTAAAATAATTGAATCTGCAGTTCGATGCTCTTTGGCCAGCAAATCATTAAAGATGCTGTTTAAGCGCTCAGCCTGTCGGTTGTTATGCGTAGTAAAATAATTGGTATAGCCCTTCGATTTATTTTCTTTCAGATTTTGCAGCAGCAAATCAAAGTTTTTGTGAAAAGAAGGTTGTGGTTGCTGATTAAAAATTAAGACTTGTTCATTACTATTTTCAGCGATTCCATAAACAATTTTTCGAAATTTTTCCAGGTCGTTTTGCAATTCTGCAGCATTTGCTATGAGTTCATTCGGAGGCAATTGTTGTATTTCGCCTGTATGTGATTGAAATATTTTTTGCGCGCTTGAATACTTATCTTCACAAACTTCTAAAAGCAATTTTTCATTTTCAATAAATAACAAACAATTTTCAGCGTTAAAATAATTTAAGGCAGTTACCCGATGTTCAGCAAACGAATCGTTTGAAAGGTTAGGTATTATAGTTATAAAATTAAAAGTTGCGTTTGAAAGCTGAGATACGGGATCAAAAGTTTTAATGGCTTCTATTTCGTTACCGAAAAGCTCAATACGGTATGGATATTCATTGGCAAAAGAAAAAATATCAATAATTCCACCCCGTACACTATATTGGCCGGGTTCAAAAACAAAATCTACGTGATTAAATTTAGATTCCATTAAAAATTCACTGATAAAATCAGGCGATAATTTTTCTCCAATTTTAACTTCAAGCGTGTTTTCTTTTAAGCGCTGTTTATGTGCTGTTTTTTCACAGATTGCTTGGGGATAAGTTACTAGTATTCCTTTAAAATTATCCCTAGCAATCAAATTCATGATTTCGGTACGTTCTTGAATAGATGCGTTGGTTGTTTTTTCCAAGGTGTAAGGCATTTTACTAGATTCCGGAAAAAATAGAATTTTTTCATTTGGCATTAACGATTCCAGGTCGTTTTGTAAATAGGCGGCACTTTCTTTATCGGAAGCGATAAGAATACAAGAATTCGAAAAATTTGAAAAGTAGGATGCTACAAAAAAGGCAAAAGAAGATCCATTAAATCCGCTGAGTTGTCGGATTTTTACAGTATCAAAATCTTTAAGATACGAATCAAAAACCCTGTTGGGCTTTGTTCCGGAAAACATAAGGCATCTAAAATAAAGATAAATTCAATTTAGATGAATAATAATTTTATCGTATTGTTTTTCAAACAGTTAATTAAAAACCATTTAAATTAAAATAAAACCTTTCAACGAACTTCCTACTTGCATCGTATTATTAAAACATTATATTTGTAGACCCGAGTTTAAAAGGATATAGAAATGAAAAAAATTTACTTATTACTATTTATTGCTTTTTCTTTAAAAGTTGTGCAGGCACAAACTATTTTAGAAATTAAAGATGAAGATAATGGAGGAGCCTTAGTAACCAATAGCCAAGTATTTACTGCTACGGTTGCTGCTTCAAGCACAAAAACCCACCATTTTCAAGTTAAAAACGTGAGCGCTTCCACAAAAACGGTTGGGATCAGAAGAACAGATAATACTTTAAATACAATTGGCGTTGGAGATAATGCAATTGCTTATTATTGTGTTGATACTTATTGCTATAGCGATGTAGTGACTACCACGGTGACGGTTTTATCTGCAGGACAATCGTTCAGTTTATTACCTAAACTCGATGAAGCAAGCGCACAAGGTGTTTCTAATATTGATTACGAGGTTTTTGATGCTAATAATACATCAGATGCTATTATTTTTCAGATTAAATATAATCCACCGGCTAGCCTTAAAGAAAGTAATTTCTCTTTTGCCCATGTAGGATCGGTTTACCCTAATCCATCTTCCGGAAATTCATTTATTCATGTAAATGCTTTGGTAGATTTAAACCAAGTGTCTGTAAAAATATTCAACACCCTTGGTGCTGTTCAAAGTGAAAAATTCATTCAAATCAATAAAGGAAAAAACACGGTTACTATCGATTCACAAAATTTTCAATCGGGCATTTATTTTGTTCAGATCGGAAATGACTCCAACAGAATTGTAAAAAAGTTCACAATTAATAACTAACAATAAACCAATAAAAATGAAAAAACAACTACTCGCAATTGCAGTATTGATTTCGGGATTGAGCCAAGCTCAAACTTGGACTCAGAATTTCAACTCTGCTGTGCCTCCAGGTCTGCCAGCAGGCTGGATGCAAAACAACGTTGATGGATTAACCACCTCAACTCAAGTGGCTTCTTATAATTTCGGTACAAATGCCGGTGTTACAAGAAACATTACTTCCGCATTCGGATTTCCCTCTACAAAAAGTATTTCTTTAATCACCACGTCCAGATATACCCCAGCAGGTACGTCAAATGATTGGGTAATTTCTCCTTCGTTCTCAGTTCCTGTTAACGCATGTTTTGCATGGGAAGCGGTTTCATTTGATGCAGTTTCAAAAAATGCATATGAGATTCGTATTTCAACGACAGGAACAACTGTATCAAACTTTACAGTAAATCCAGCTTTATTTTCAACTGCTGCTGAGGATGATTTATTAAATGGCAGTGTGAGTTCCCCTTGGGCTCAACATGGAGTTAGTTTGAATACCTATTCTAATCAAACTGTTTATTTAGCAGTTCATGAAATCTCAAACAACAAATGGCAATTAGCATTGGATAACTTTTCAGTAGTTGTACCTGCTAATGCAACAGAAGGTAACATGATTTCGGCTAGTGCAGGAAACCGTTACCGTGCAGGTGCAGGTTCACAAGCCATTTCAGGTTCATTAAAAGAATTAGGTTATGCAACTGCTACAACAGCAGTGGTTAATTACAACGTAAACAATGGTGCCGTTGTTACTGAAACTTTAAATGTGAATATTCCTTATTTCTCAACCGGTTCATTTACTTTTGGAACGAATGCCAGCTTATCTTTAGGAACCAATAACGTAAAAGTTTGGGTGAGCGCATTAAATGGTTCAAATGAGGTTGTAACTTCAAATGATACTGCTTATGCTACCGTTTTTGTAGCTTCTCAATCGGTAACTATCCATGCTTTAATTGAAGAATTTA from Sphingobacteriaceae bacterium includes the following:
- a CDS encoding T9SS type A sorting domain-containing protein, with the translated sequence MKKQLLAIAVLISGLSQAQTWTQNFNSAVPPGLPAGWMQNNVDGLTTSTQVASYNFGTNAGVTRNITSAFGFPSTKSISLITTSRYTPAGTSNDWVISPSFSVPVNACFAWEAVSFDAVSKNAYEIRISTTGTTVSNFTVNPALFSTAAEDDLLNGSVSSPWAQHGVSLNTYSNQTVYLAVHEISNNKWQLALDNFSVVVPANATEGNMISASAGNRYRAGAGSQAISGSLKELGYATATTAVVNYNVNNGAVVTETLNVNIPYFSTGSFTFGTNASLSLGTNNVKVWVSALNGSNEVVTSNDTAYATVFVASQSVTIHALIEEFTSSTCGPCASLNSTFDPLLASNGVNTGTNNLNAVKYQVNWPSPGNDPSYNPDVLTRRNYYGVNAAPTVLFNGSPGSGNQTNINIAKAMPGFATITPTITITGNAITANATITPFVNIPSATPIKVYHAIVQEKYNYPGASTSQKNYSHAMRAMYPAAGTNFTPADGVAQTFTTNHTVAYANIGGATPAQGSSNFWYNTGTFAYEYVVWIQDVVNDQVLQSGSAFTNTMSVGVVEFKDNNSIGIYPNPAKDYAVVGIKLNNASAVDINITDITGKLVYSNLGAQVEEGSNEIMINTSEFATGTYQVTVKTKEGILTEKLVVVK
- a CDS encoding T9SS type A sorting domain-containing protein, coding for MKKIYLLLFIAFSLKVVQAQTILEIKDEDNGGALVTNSQVFTATVAASSTKTHHFQVKNVSASTKTVGIRRTDNTLNTIGVGDNAIAYYCVDTYCYSDVVTTTVTVLSAGQSFSLLPKLDEASAQGVSNIDYEVFDANNTSDAIIFQIKYNPPASLKESNFSFAHVGSVYPNPSSGNSFIHVNALVDLNQVSVKIFNTLGAVQSEKFIQINKGKNTVTIDSQNFQSGIYFVQIGNDSNRIVKKFTINN
- a CDS encoding ABC transporter substrate-binding protein produces the protein MHKYLKYSAFVCVLFYACNNELKNSQETKACTVNLLNSNQLKYAKLFSFAENKFLKVVYVYDDESREDTIGVYYLLKDSSCRLNTKKNNYIFNSPLQKIVSLSCVYSLMLTELNQIDKLVGIENIDYYNNPDIIYKYKQGELTELAKGPKLDLEKTIQLKPQIVFDFGMQKPEFDSKLRNLEIEQVFVFDHLEKHPLARAEWIKFFAFFTNAEHLADSIFQKTEEKYLAYKNIASQQQNKPLVLTEVKTGELWYVPGGKSGMATLLQDAGAKYAWSENEKSGSLPLGFEEVISKSQQADFWINLAFIQTKKDLINQDKRYADFKAFQKSNLFNNTLHLNSSGYSDYWESGIVYPDKILSDLIQIFHPALQDSIQAELNYYKKVPE
- a CDS encoding ATP-binding protein: MNKNKRYIIILIVVFGYIILQFMAWEIMFVRKTNEITDLKQKLIELSTTNSDQIKTELTQLHAKKNKQIIMIVGEGTVFLLLLLIGVYKIKQAVDKEQQLAFQQRNFFLSVTHEFKTPLAATKLQLQTLLKHQLEIEQQKDLIRSALNETDRLNSLIENLLFANQLDSGLFTFKPEKINLSELIVEVCIRYFGKEINRGELKFDLQKDIFVEVDKQAFPSVLINLISNAIKYSKEQINIQFVLKKEKENVILQIKDNGIGISDEEKKKVFDRFYRSGNEETRESKGTGLGLYITKFIVQNHNGIIQIMDNKPKGSIFEIQLNA
- the mfd gene encoding transcription-repair coupling factor, translating into MFSGTKPNRVFDSYLKDFDTVKIRQLSGFNGSSFAFFVASYFSNFSNSCILIASDKESAAYLQNDLESLMPNEKILFFPESSKMPYTLEKTTNASIQERTEIMNLIARDNFKGILVTYPQAICEKTAHKQRLKENTLEVKIGEKLSPDFISEFLMESKFNHVDFVFEPGQYSVRGGIIDIFSFANEYPYRIELFGNEIEAIKTFDPVSQLSNATFNFITIIPNLSNDSFAEHRVTALNYFNAENCLLFIENEKLLLEVCEDKYSSAQKIFQSHTGEIQQLPPNELIANAAELQNDLEKFRKIVYGIAENSNEQVLIFNQQPQPSFHKNFDLLLQNLKENKSKGYTNYFTTHNNRQAERLNSIFNDLLAKEHRTADSIILQVPLNIHQGFIDHHLKIAVYTDHEVFDRYHRFKLRESKNKNAEAFTLKELLLLQPGDYVTHIDHGIGRFAGLQKLNINGKTQENVKLLFKDNDTLYVNIHSLHRISKYSGKEGTVPKINKLGSAAWAALKQKTKKNVKAIAFDLIKLYAERKTRPGHAFPHDNYLQHELEASFLFEDTPDQIKVSAEVKKDMEKPNPMDRLICGDVGFGKTEIAIRAAFKAVCDSKQVAVLVPTTILAYQHYKTFSDRLANLPANVEYISRFKTAKQQTEIFKKLQEGKIDIIIGTHKLAAKQIKFKDLGLLIIDEEQKFGVGVKDKLKTLKTNIDTLTLTATPIPRTLQFSLMGARDLSVISTPPANRYPVQTELHSFDEELIRDAISYELNRGGQVFFVNNNIQNLDVIAGTIRRLVPKAKVVTGHGQMKGEDLEEVMLGFMEGDYDVLVATTIIESGLDISNANTIIINDAQNFGLSDLHQMRGRVGRSNKKAYCYLLAPSQLVLTDEARKRLKAIVDFSDLGSGFQIAMRDLDIRGAGNLLGGEQSGFINEMGFDTYMKVLNEAIEELKEENWFKEIAEADNTNNTGVFSRQFVKETIIETDFQLLIPDAYVSSTTERLVLYRELDNIMNEQDLLQFETSIRDRFGPIPPETKELINVVRIRWLAMKLGFEKVVLKNNKMLTYFLSKQNSEYFNTPIFTAALQFAQKNPSLCKVKEQNNRLWLIIEDVSSVKRTIEILDRISELTSLEFKSE